From Humisphaera borealis, the proteins below share one genomic window:
- a CDS encoding DUF4339 domain-containing protein encodes MSQWYYSVDGAQQGPVALEQISQWATAGQFDGQTLVWREGMSQWLPAAKVPELAGIFGARRQQAYAAPVAEAVVQPQYAAPAETLNYQGPSTGESVTPRIIAALVETKPWVRLFSVLLFIAVGIMGLAGLIQLLGVVGFASSSRRGGGVAALGLLSVVGTVLLSLLYFFPAMYLGRYASRIADLSRSRRQSDLEAAMEAQKSYWKFIGILTLIVIVIYAIVFVVVLGAGSRRF; translated from the coding sequence ATGAGCCAGTGGTACTACTCGGTTGACGGTGCACAACAAGGTCCGGTCGCGCTCGAACAGATCTCACAATGGGCCACCGCAGGCCAGTTCGACGGGCAAACGCTTGTCTGGCGAGAAGGGATGTCACAGTGGCTCCCCGCCGCGAAAGTGCCCGAACTGGCTGGCATCTTCGGGGCTCGCCGGCAACAAGCCTACGCTGCCCCAGTCGCCGAGGCAGTCGTTCAGCCTCAATATGCCGCCCCGGCCGAAACGCTGAATTACCAAGGGCCGAGCACTGGGGAATCCGTCACGCCCCGCATTATCGCCGCGCTGGTCGAAACCAAGCCTTGGGTCCGCCTGTTTTCCGTCCTCCTCTTTATCGCCGTGGGCATCATGGGACTGGCAGGCCTGATCCAGCTCCTAGGCGTCGTCGGCTTTGCCTCGTCTTCCCGAAGGGGAGGCGGTGTCGCCGCACTCGGCTTGCTTAGCGTCGTTGGGACGGTGCTCCTGTCGCTACTGTACTTCTTCCCTGCGATGTACCTTGGTCGCTACGCGTCACGCATCGCCGACCTCAGCCGTTCCCGCCGACAGTCCGACCTCGAAGCCGCGATGGAGGCCCAGAAGTCGTACTGGAAGTTCATCGGCATCCTGACGCTGATCGTCATCGTCATCTATGCGATTGTCTTCGTCGTTGTGCTCGGTGCCGGGTCCCGTCGGTTCTGA
- a CDS encoding four helix bundle protein has protein sequence MTSQLRRAAVSIPANIAEGFIKRGKADKLRFYNIAQGSAEECRYYMLLVKDLGYADTSHETAILLEVCRMLNAYVNAIAAERR, from the coding sequence TTGACGTCGCAGCTTCGTCGGGCGGCGGTCTCGATCCCGGCGAACATCGCAGAGGGGTTCATCAAGAGGGGGAAAGCAGACAAATTACGGTTTTATAACATCGCTCAAGGGTCTGCCGAGGAATGCCGCTACTACATGCTGCTCGTCAAAGATCTGGGCTACGCGGATACCAGCCATGAAACCGCGATCCTCCTGGAAGTGTGCCGGATGCTGAACGCATACGTGAATGCGATCGCAGCGGAGAGACGCTGA
- a CDS encoding GbsR/MarR family transcriptional regulator, protein MAIATPASSPTSSVFVPVAFPATPRTPEQLLQTAQDLFIRRWGEMGQTWGINRTMAEIHAFLFITGLPQCTDDVMDRLNISRGNASMSLRALCDWGIVRRLHKRGERREYFESLTDVWEMFSIILAERKRREMDPVLETIKQCQKMLDDSDLGKSNKAEAVQLTRQRLEHMQEFMEVTNKLFQQFIGGAKSGLTKVVKVLLKALP, encoded by the coding sequence ATGGCCATTGCGACCCCAGCGAGCAGTCCGACGAGCAGCGTTTTTGTACCCGTGGCTTTTCCGGCGACGCCTCGGACACCCGAGCAGCTTCTTCAAACCGCCCAGGACCTGTTCATCCGCCGATGGGGCGAGATGGGACAGACGTGGGGGATCAACCGCACGATGGCGGAGATCCACGCGTTCCTGTTCATCACCGGTTTGCCGCAGTGCACGGATGACGTGATGGACCGCCTGAACATCAGCCGTGGTAACGCCAGCATGAGCCTGCGTGCGCTGTGCGACTGGGGCATCGTCCGCCGGCTGCACAAGCGGGGCGAACGTCGTGAATATTTCGAAAGCCTGACGGACGTCTGGGAGATGTTCTCAATCATCCTCGCCGAGCGCAAGCGCCGCGAGATGGACCCGGTCCTGGAGACGATCAAGCAGTGCCAGAAGATGCTGGACGACAGCGACCTGGGCAAGAGCAACAAGGCCGAAGCCGTTCAGCTCACCCGCCAGCGGCTGGAGCACATGCAGGAGTTCATGGAGGTCACGAACAAGCTGTTCCAGCAGTTCATCGGCGGGGCCAAGAGCGGACTGACAAAGGTGGTGAAGGTGTTGCTGAAGGCGCTGCCGTAA
- a CDS encoding UDP-glucuronic acid decarboxylase family protein, protein MRVLISGAAGFLASHLTDLLLSQGHEVVGLDNFITGKSENIAHLTGNPKYTFIKADVIEPVKVDGPIDRIYHMASPASPIGYVKHQIATVKVNSQGTWNLLELCLEKNARFLMASTSECYGDPQVNPQPETYWGNVNPIGLRSMYDEPKRFSEACTMAYHRERGADTRIIRIFNTYGPRMDPHDGRVVISFIRQALNNEPLTVFGDGKQTRSLCYVSDLVRGINMVMESDFHEPINLGNPQELTILDIAKEVLSLIPESQSKITHHPMPPDDPKVRKPDITRAKQILGWQPVVSRREGLAKMIEFYRAGLKK, encoded by the coding sequence ATGCGTGTTCTCATCTCCGGCGCGGCCGGCTTTCTGGCTTCTCACCTGACCGACTTGCTGCTCTCGCAGGGGCACGAGGTGGTCGGTCTGGACAACTTCATCACCGGCAAGAGCGAGAACATCGCCCACCTGACCGGCAATCCGAAGTACACGTTCATCAAGGCCGACGTCATTGAGCCGGTGAAGGTGGACGGGCCGATCGACCGGATCTATCACATGGCGTCGCCGGCGAGCCCGATCGGGTACGTGAAGCACCAGATCGCGACCGTGAAGGTCAACAGCCAGGGCACCTGGAACCTGCTGGAACTGTGCCTGGAGAAGAACGCCCGGTTCCTGATGGCCAGCACCAGCGAATGCTACGGCGACCCGCAGGTGAACCCGCAGCCGGAAACCTACTGGGGCAATGTCAATCCGATCGGCCTGCGCAGCATGTACGACGAGCCCAAGCGGTTCTCGGAAGCCTGCACGATGGCGTACCACCGCGAGCGCGGTGCGGACACGCGCATCATCCGCATCTTCAACACCTACGGCCCGCGCATGGATCCGCACGACGGCCGGGTGGTGATCAGCTTCATCCGCCAGGCGCTCAACAACGAGCCGCTGACGGTCTTTGGCGACGGCAAGCAGACGCGCAGCCTGTGTTACGTGAGCGACTTGGTGCGCGGCATTAACATGGTGATGGAGAGCGACTTCCACGAGCCGATCAATCTCGGCAATCCGCAGGAGTTGACGATCCTGGATATCGCCAAGGAAGTGCTGAGCCTGATCCCCGAGAGCCAAAGCAAGATCACCCACCACCCGATGCCGCCGGACGATCCGAAGGTGCGTAAGCCGGACATCACGCGGGCCAAGCAGATCCTGGGCTGGCAGCCGGTGGTGAGCCGGCGCGAAGGGCTGGCGAAGATGATCGAGTTTTACCGGGCGGGATTGAAGAAGTGA
- the lptD gene encoding LPS assembly protein LptD, with the protein MLALAIAWASPAAILAPLLMPAPAVAQYQAPSEKLLMSGKSAVTWRQVDADVILIEGPVSLELERATLSAKQAVLWLSPEAGNEPNRMKVQVVLVGDGKVIADGAVRSGERMLVNASVAGRVRLTAVDRAEKDQSGSELYKLADSIRNPGAAPAVAAAPAVAVAGANQTPATRPAPADGSTPASRDPASTGPTSPARPAVPIAAAPLVAATGPAIAPTTYPAGSAAVLPATPVFFEAPELELIQSDDGTVAAVLSKGVKLMHRRPNGDLIELQGQRVVLFTPLKDLKELQKDGRQIKAIQDAVTAAYIEGDARIVYTPADQRKIGEQRLEAARVYYEFTTDRAVLTDAVLRTIDPKAQIPITVHAKTIRQLAAGEYKTEKTELSTSAFAVPTYSIKAEKIYIRQEPGKEEGEETRSIFEAENTTFRTFGVPFFWLPYVGGDLSNNKTPLRNIGGGKSSSFGVEAQTEWGLFETFGKSPPRDLDLSYQVDYYSDRGPAGGFNGKYQGGSVVGQDKQPWNFEGQFKSYAVYDEGVDDIGRPLPTQIEGEQRLRGHVMWEHQHILPDNWQAQIRAGFVSDPTFLEQWFPRQFDRELPHDVSFYLKRQKETEAFTILAQFQPNEQVTTSDLVQEQFEVEHLPEIGYRRIGDAIGPGTFYSNNLVSGLHFQGSRYSLQEQGYFASNPPGQPSLGTTGTTDDVIWRGDFRQQVNFPFSAGPFRVVPYVMGRYTAYSDSPDDSMIHRLYGGVGARITTAFWKVDDTVENRLFDLHRMRHVIEPEINVFTSATTVDRGDVYVFDEQIDPVNDISAVQFALHQRWQTYRGGPGRWRSVDFFTLNLEANLFSNQPEEDQRKPIGFRGLYFPTLPEVSVARNSINADATWRISDTTALLADVQWNADKSRLATASIGMVVQRDERMTYYVGTRYIDELNSNITTASIDYQISSRYNVAIGQSFDFGQGENVVSTASVIRKFDTLFIVVKAFYNQTTDQNGFSFSIVPRGLAAGVDSEVLNTTLENQRR; encoded by the coding sequence TTGCTCGCGCTGGCGATCGCCTGGGCGTCGCCGGCGGCGATCCTCGCGCCGCTGCTGATGCCGGCACCCGCCGTCGCGCAGTACCAGGCCCCGAGCGAAAAGCTGCTCATGTCGGGAAAGTCGGCCGTCACCTGGCGACAGGTAGACGCCGACGTCATCCTCATCGAAGGGCCCGTCTCGCTGGAATTGGAACGGGCGACGCTGTCGGCGAAGCAGGCGGTCCTCTGGCTGAGCCCCGAAGCGGGGAACGAGCCGAACCGGATGAAGGTTCAGGTCGTGCTGGTCGGCGACGGCAAAGTGATCGCCGACGGCGCGGTGCGCAGCGGCGAGCGGATGCTGGTCAACGCGTCGGTCGCCGGGCGGGTTCGGTTGACGGCCGTCGATCGCGCCGAGAAAGACCAGTCGGGGTCCGAGCTGTACAAGCTGGCCGACTCGATTCGCAACCCCGGCGCGGCCCCCGCCGTCGCGGCAGCACCGGCGGTCGCCGTCGCCGGCGCGAACCAGACGCCGGCAACGCGACCGGCACCGGCCGATGGATCGACGCCCGCTTCGCGCGACCCCGCATCGACCGGGCCGACCTCTCCGGCGCGTCCTGCCGTCCCGATCGCCGCGGCACCGCTGGTCGCCGCGACCGGACCGGCCATCGCGCCGACGACGTATCCCGCCGGTTCGGCCGCGGTCCTGCCGGCAACGCCCGTCTTTTTCGAAGCGCCGGAGCTTGAGCTGATCCAGTCCGACGACGGGACCGTCGCCGCGGTCTTGTCAAAGGGCGTAAAGTTGATGCACCGCCGGCCCAATGGCGACCTGATCGAATTGCAGGGTCAGCGCGTGGTGCTGTTTACGCCGTTGAAGGACCTGAAGGAGCTTCAGAAGGACGGCAGGCAGATCAAGGCGATCCAGGATGCGGTGACGGCGGCGTATATCGAAGGCGACGCGCGAATCGTTTACACGCCTGCCGATCAGCGGAAGATCGGCGAGCAGCGGCTGGAGGCGGCGCGCGTCTATTACGAGTTCACGACCGATCGTGCCGTGCTGACCGATGCCGTGCTGCGGACGATCGACCCCAAGGCGCAGATTCCGATCACGGTGCACGCCAAGACGATCCGCCAGCTCGCCGCCGGCGAGTACAAGACGGAAAAGACCGAGCTGAGCACCAGCGCCTTTGCCGTGCCGACCTACAGCATCAAGGCCGAGAAAATCTACATCCGCCAGGAGCCCGGCAAAGAAGAAGGCGAAGAGACGCGGTCGATTTTCGAGGCCGAGAACACGACCTTCCGAACGTTTGGCGTGCCGTTCTTCTGGCTGCCTTACGTCGGCGGCGACCTGTCGAACAACAAGACGCCGCTGCGGAACATCGGCGGCGGTAAGTCCAGTTCATTTGGCGTCGAGGCACAGACCGAGTGGGGCTTGTTCGAGACGTTCGGCAAGTCGCCGCCGCGTGATCTCGATCTGTCGTACCAGGTGGATTACTACTCAGACCGTGGACCGGCCGGCGGGTTTAACGGCAAATACCAGGGCGGTTCGGTCGTCGGTCAGGACAAGCAGCCCTGGAACTTCGAAGGGCAGTTCAAGAGCTACGCGGTCTATGACGAAGGCGTCGACGACATCGGCCGGCCGCTGCCAACGCAAATCGAAGGCGAGCAGCGTCTTCGCGGCCATGTGATGTGGGAACACCAGCACATCCTGCCGGACAACTGGCAGGCCCAGATTCGCGCCGGCTTCGTCTCCGACCCCACGTTCCTCGAACAGTGGTTCCCGCGGCAGTTCGATCGCGAGCTTCCGCACGATGTGTCGTTCTACTTGAAGCGGCAGAAGGAGACCGAGGCGTTCACGATCTTGGCCCAGTTCCAGCCGAACGAGCAGGTGACCACCAGCGATTTGGTGCAGGAGCAGTTCGAAGTCGAGCACCTGCCGGAGATCGGCTATCGGCGGATCGGCGACGCGATCGGGCCGGGCACGTTCTACTCGAACAACCTCGTCAGCGGGTTGCACTTTCAAGGGTCGCGGTATTCGCTTCAGGAGCAGGGATACTTTGCGTCAAACCCGCCGGGGCAACCGTCGCTCGGCACGACTGGCACGACCGATGACGTCATCTGGCGCGGCGACTTCCGGCAGCAGGTGAACTTCCCGTTCTCCGCCGGCCCGTTCCGCGTGGTGCCGTACGTCATGGGGCGTTACACGGCGTACAGCGATTCCCCGGACGACAGCATGATCCATCGCCTGTACGGCGGCGTCGGCGCTCGCATCACGACGGCGTTCTGGAAGGTCGACGACACGGTCGAGAACCGGCTGTTCGACCTCCACCGCATGCGGCATGTAATCGAGCCAGAGATCAACGTCTTCACCAGCGCGACCACGGTCGACCGCGGCGACGTCTACGTCTTCGACGAGCAGATCGACCCGGTCAACGACATCTCGGCGGTGCAGTTCGCGTTGCACCAGCGGTGGCAGACCTATCGCGGCGGGCCGGGCCGGTGGCGCAGCGTGGACTTCTTCACGCTGAACCTGGAAGCGAACCTGTTCTCCAATCAGCCGGAGGAAGACCAGCGAAAGCCGATCGGTTTCCGCGGGCTGTACTTCCCGACGCTGCCGGAAGTGAGCGTGGCGCGGAACAGCATCAACGCCGACGCCACCTGGCGCATTTCCGACACCACTGCCCTGCTGGCCGACGTGCAGTGGAACGCCGACAAGTCGCGCCTGGCGACGGCGTCGATCGGGATGGTCGTTCAGCGCGACGAGCGAATGACCTATTACGTCGGCACGCGGTACATCGACGAACTGAACAGCAACATCACCACCGCGTCGATCGATTACCAGATCAGCAGTCGATACAACGTCGCGATCGGACAGAGCTTCGATTTCGGCCAGGGGGAGAACGTGGTGAGCACCGCCTCCGTGATCCGCAAGTTCGACACCCTCTTCATCGTCGTCAAGGCGTTTTACAACCAGACGACCGACCAGAACGGCTTCAGCTTCAGCATCGTGCCGCGAGGACTCGCGGCGGGCGTGGACAGCGAAGTGCTGAACACGACGCTGGAAAACCAGCGCCGCTGA